The Brasilonema sennae CENA114 genome includes a region encoding these proteins:
- a CDS encoding filamentous hemagglutinin N-terminal domain-containing protein: MKKISLFLLTLPLSALATLAPLAIAVAQQVTSDGTVSTTVTTPDGRNFNIDDGTRRGGNLFHSFKEFSVPTGGSANFNNALDIQNIIGRVTGGSVSNIDGLIRTLGKANLFLLNPAGIIFGPNASLQIGGSFLGSTAHSFLFDNNFEFSATNPQAPPLLTINVPIGLGFRNNPQNITSQSAGLEVPQGNSLALVGGNVSLNGGGLIAQGGRIELGGLSAAGTVGLSGDGSLSFPVGVQRADVSLSNRAIAYVQGGGGGNIAVNARNLDLLGGSRLFAGIESGLGTPGAQAGDIKIDATDRVKIEGTTSAYSAIFNLTGFGSNSSNIKQSGNAGNIVINTGTLEGNGNIYILSSTNGEGNAGKITITAKDKVSLTGESANRFASVGGSVGSLSTGNGPDVVIDTPSLSLFNAAISTSTFGQGNTGNIQLKVSESISLGGSSQLGANTFGRGNAGNIVIDAPNAAVSFDGTNTSVSTFVDETSTGIGGDITIKARNLSATNGASLFTTTFGRAEAGRLANAGNIQINVLEDISFKGGSQFSSNTFGQGNAGNVTVSAGGKISFDGRIGNSIGGIFSLVGIGAEGNAGNINISGQSVSLTNDAGVNSSSAGQGNAGNITIQAQDTISVANSLITNNVGSLQGQPAKGNVGNIVLDAKEISLKDTAQLQAGLYSGAQGNPGVVSVRATDSISFVGKDSGIFTDVESGAVGNGSDIQILAPSVSLKNGAALKASNAGQGNGGNIAITADSLLFDNSTAASRVEKSGVGNAGNIEFRIGSLSVNNGGQVSTASLGKGNAGNVIINATGNVAFDGLDNNGFPSAVFSSVNPGAVGNAGSIDINARSLSLTNDSRISTSNTGTGAAGNIKVTTAKDIRLDNQASIYANTNGGQGNITLNSGDLILRRNSNITTNATGTATGGNISINTGNLVALENSKITANAQQGYGGNIFITTKGGRFLSPDSVISAISEAGPQFNGIVQFNTPEVDPSRGLFELTETVIDPAQQIAQNPCAKGFGSTFTLTGRGGLPTDPQKVLSSDNVRVDLIQPITRTVNSTSTTYKQPSQQPRVKKIVPAQGWIYNEKGQVVLVGYDPTKTGVQREQPAPNSSCAAVR; encoded by the coding sequence ATGAAAAAGATATCCCTGTTTCTGTTAACTTTACCCCTATCCGCCTTAGCAACTCTTGCGCCACTCGCCATTGCAGTTGCACAACAAGTGACTTCTGATGGAACTGTGTCCACGACAGTTACCACTCCTGATGGCAGAAATTTCAATATTGATGACGGGACTCGAAGGGGAGGAAATCTTTTTCACAGCTTCAAAGAATTTTCTGTACCCACAGGTGGTTCGGCTAATTTCAATAATGCACTTGATATACAAAACATCATCGGTCGGGTGACGGGTGGTTCTGTTTCTAATATTGATGGTTTGATTAGAACACTGGGCAAGGCGAACTTATTTTTACTCAATCCGGCAGGAATTATTTTTGGACCAAATGCGAGTTTGCAAATTGGTGGTTCATTTTTAGGGAGTACGGCGCATAGTTTTCTGTTTGACAATAACTTTGAGTTTAGTGCTACTAACCCACAAGCACCGCCGTTGTTAACTATCAATGTTCCGATTGGGTTGGGATTTAGGAATAATCCTCAAAATATCACGAGTCAATCTGCTGGTCTTGAGGTTCCTCAAGGAAACTCTTTAGCACTAGTAGGCGGTAACGTCAGCTTAAATGGTGGGGGACTGATAGCACAAGGAGGAAGAATTGAGTTAGGAGGATTATCTGCTGCTGGGACGGTGGGACTTAGTGGTGATGGGAGTTTGAGTTTCCCTGTGGGAGTGCAACGAGCTGATGTGTCGCTGAGTAATCGTGCGATCGCTTATGTTCAGGGAGGCGGGGGAGGCAATATTGCAGTTAATGCCCGGAATTTAGACCTTTTGGGAGGAAGTCGTCTTTTTGCGGGGATAGAGTCAGGATTAGGAACACCAGGCGCTCAAGCAGGTGATATTAAAATTGATGCTACAGATAGGGTGAAAATTGAAGGAACTACTAGTGCTTATAGTGCAATCTTTAACCTTACAGGCTTTGGCTCGAACAGTTCCAACATCAAACAATCAGGAAACGCAGGAAATATAGTCATCAACACAGGAACTCTGGAAGGAAACGGCAATATTTATATACTTTCTAGCACTAACGGAGAAGGAAATGCAGGAAAGATAACTATCACAGCTAAGGATAAAGTCTCCTTAACAGGCGAATCTGCGAATAGGTTCGCTTCTGTGGGTGGTTCTGTTGGCTCATTAAGTACAGGCAATGGTCCTGACGTTGTAATCGATACGCCCTCCCTCTCTTTATTCAACGCCGCTATATCCACTTCCACTTTCGGACAAGGGAATACAGGTAATATCCAACTCAAAGTTTCTGAATCTATTTCTCTAGGTGGTAGCTCCCAGTTGGGAGCTAATACCTTTGGTAGAGGAAATGCAGGCAATATAGTTATTGATGCTCCTAATGCTGCTGTTTCCTTTGATGGGACAAACACTTCAGTAAGTACTTTTGTAGATGAAACCAGTACAGGCATTGGTGGTGATATTACAATCAAAGCACGTAATCTCTCTGCAACCAATGGTGCTTCATTGTTCACCACTACCTTCGGACGAGCAGAGGCTGGTAGATTAGCCAATGCGGGAAATATTCAAATTAATGTCTTGGAGGATATTTCTTTCAAAGGAGGTTCTCAGTTTAGCTCTAACACTTTCGGACAGGGGAATGCAGGCAATGTGACTGTTTCTGCAGGTGGGAAAATCTCCTTTGATGGAAGAATCGGTAACTCCATAGGTGGTATTTTCAGTCTCGTAGGCATAGGAGCAGAAGGTAATGCAGGCAATATCAACATCTCGGGGCAATCGGTTTCTTTAACCAATGACGCTGGAGTAAATAGCAGCAGTGCTGGGCAGGGGAATGCAGGCAATATCACAATTCAGGCTCAAGATACTATCTCTGTTGCTAATAGCCTGATCACAAATAATGTGGGAAGCCTTCAAGGACAGCCAGCGAAGGGCAATGTTGGTAATATTGTGCTCGACGCTAAAGAAATTTCTTTAAAGGATACAGCACAACTACAAGCTGGTTTATATTCCGGTGCACAGGGAAATCCGGGAGTTGTATCTGTACGGGCTACCGACTCCATTTCTTTTGTGGGAAAAGACAGTGGTATTTTCACTGATGTAGAATCTGGGGCAGTTGGTAATGGTAGCGATATCCAAATCTTGGCACCGTCGGTTTCTTTAAAAAATGGAGCTGCACTCAAAGCCAGCAACGCTGGACAGGGGAATGGTGGAAATATCGCGATTACGGCAGACTCACTCTTGTTTGATAACAGTACTGCCGCGAGTAGGGTGGAAAAGAGTGGTGTCGGTAACGCAGGCAATATCGAATTCAGGATTGGATCGCTCTCGGTGAATAATGGTGGTCAAGTGAGTACTGCTAGCCTCGGAAAGGGAAATGCAGGGAATGTCATCATTAATGCCACTGGTAATGTCGCTTTTGATGGCTTGGATAACAACGGATTCCCGAGTGCCGTTTTTAGTAGTGTGAATCCGGGGGCTGTGGGGAACGCAGGTAGTATTGACATCAACGCGCGATCGCTCTCTTTAACCAATGACAGTAGAATCTCTACCAGTAACACTGGCACTGGCGCAGCAGGCAATATAAAAGTTACCACTGCCAAAGACATTCGGCTGGACAACCAAGCATCTATTTACGCGAACACAAATGGGGGACAGGGCAACATTACCCTGAATTCAGGCGACTTAATCTTGCGCCGTAACAGCAACATCACTACCAACGCCACAGGAACAGCAACGGGAGGGAACATCAGCATTAACACTGGCAACTTGGTAGCCCTGGAAAATAGCAAAATTACCGCCAATGCCCAACAAGGTTATGGTGGCAATATCTTCATCACAACAAAGGGCGGCAGATTTCTTTCCCCAGACAGCGTCATCTCAGCCATTTCTGAAGCTGGTCCGCAGTTCAATGGCATTGTGCAATTTAATACCCCAGAAGTTGACCCCAGCCGTGGATTATTTGAATTGACAGAAACTGTGATCGATCCCGCACAGCAGATAGCCCAAAATCCATGTGCCAAAGGTTTTGGTAGCACGTTTACCCTCACAGGACGTGGCGGACTTCCAACTGACCCCCAAAAAGTCCTCAGTAGTGACAATGTGCGCGTTGATTTAATTCAGCCTATAACCAGGACAGTAAATTCAACAAGTACAACCTATAAGCAGCCATCTCAACAGCCAAGAGTCAAAAAGATAGTACCCGCTCAAGGTTGGATATATAACGAAAAAGGTCAGGTGGTGCTGGTCGGTTATGATCCTACCAAGACTGGTGTACAACGGGAACAGCCTGCGCCTAATAGTAGTTGTGCTGCAGTGAGATAG
- a CDS encoding filamentous hemagglutinin N-terminal domain-containing protein, with translation MKKLSLFVFTLPLATIATIAPLSFAVAQQVTSDGTVSTTVTTPDGKIFNIDDGTRRGGNLFHSFKEFSVPTGGSANFNNALDIQNIIGRVTGGSVSNIDGLIRTLGKANLFLLNPAGIIFGPNAQLNIGGSFFGTTANSFLFDNNFEFSATNPQAPPLLTINVPIGLGFRNNPQNITTQSALLGVPQGNSLALVGGNVSLNGGQVLAPGGRIELGGLSTAGTVGLNSDGSLSFPVGVQRGDVSLSNEAFVDVRAGGGGSIAVNARNLDISAGSRISAGIAKGLTADSSTAGDITLNATGVVTLNQDSRVTNVVAVDATGNAGNINIQAGEITINNQARYPDAKNPFPAALDTSIQGQGRPGNISLEANGSITLIGQDVSQQDLVISTSNDISQLGAGNISLKANGSIFLSNAAIYAPSGTGDGGNILLVGNNSVSLAKNSSLFTASTQGVNSGNIIVQSVGPVSIENSLLASTGDYGGDIKIGGRSVSVTAGTEVSARSFNGQKSGNIEISAPDYVEISGKSPAPRPFNDRSQSIIYSSLLTTSEQGTMGQSGDIRINTGVLRVSDGAQLRAESAGSLRGGNINVNANVVELTGGGQLLTSAFSGGNAGDINLQVSDRITINGSNPSKVDLFNQIADGKIWVGLLYAPEIAQGDGRTQARFVLGNDNPASGIFASTSVASTGQGGNVKIATGKLQLQDGAKISVNSDGQGNAGNITLGVRDFLLLRRGSEISTTAGRGTDGDGGNITINSPLIVAFPLENSDITANAFNGRGGKITIRTQGLFGIQPRSQLTPESDITAFSQQNPSLSGTINIITPDIDPSRGLFELTQTAIDPAQQIAQNPCTKGFGSTFTITGRGGLPTDPTKILSSDNVRVDLVEPVVSTVNSTNTIQKQPSQQPPVKKIIPVQGWIYNEKGQVVLVAYDPTKTGPQRSSPAPNSSCAAMR, from the coding sequence ATGAAAAAGTTATCGCTGTTTGTATTCACCTTACCTCTAGCAACCATAGCAACTATTGCGCCACTCAGCTTCGCAGTTGCACAACAAGTAACTTCTGATGGAACTGTATCCACGACAGTTACCACTCCTGATGGCAAAATTTTCAATATTGATGACGGAACTCGAAGGGGAGGAAATCTTTTTCACAGCTTCAAAGAATTTTCTGTACCCACAGGTGGTTCGGCTAATTTCAATAATGCACTTGATATACAAAACATCATCGGTCGGGTGACGGGTGGTTCTGTTTCTAATATTGATGGTTTGATTAGAACACTGGGCAAGGCAAACTTATTTTTACTCAATCCAGCCGGGATCATTTTTGGACCAAATGCCCAATTAAATATTGGTGGTTCATTTTTTGGGACTACAGCGAATAGTTTTCTATTTGACAATAATTTTGAGTTTAGTGCGACTAACCCACAAGCACCGCCGTTGTTAACTATCAATGTTCCGATTGGGTTGGGATTTCGGAATAATCCTCAAAATATCACCACTCAATCTGCTCTTCTTGGTGTTCCTCAAGGAAACTCTTTAGCACTGGTAGGCGGTAACGTCAGCTTAAATGGTGGGCAAGTGTTAGCACCAGGAGGAAGAATTGAGTTAGGAGGATTATCTACAGCAGGAACAGTTGGACTCAATAGTGATGGGAGTTTGAGTTTTCCTGTGGGAGTGCAACGAGGTGATGTCTCGCTGAGTAATGAGGCTTTTGTAGATGTACGTGCTGGCGGTGGAGGCAGTATAGCGGTTAATGCCCGCAACCTAGATATTTCGGCAGGAAGTAGGATTTCTGCTGGGATTGCTAAAGGATTGACGGCAGATAGCTCAACAGCAGGAGATATTACGCTCAATGCAACTGGAGTGGTAACACTAAATCAGGACAGCCGAGTTACCAATGTGGTGGCTGTAGATGCTACGGGTAATGCAGGTAACATTAATATTCAGGCTGGTGAAATTACTATAAATAATCAGGCTAGGTATCCTGATGCGAAGAATCCTTTTCCTGCAGCACTAGATACTAGTATCCAAGGACAGGGACGTCCCGGAAACATCTCACTTGAAGCAAATGGATCGATCACTTTAATCGGGCAGGATGTCAGTCAGCAGGATCTGGTAATCTCCACCTCCAATGACATATCCCAACTGGGAGCCGGAAATATATCACTCAAGGCAAATGGTTCTATTTTTTTATCAAATGCTGCTATATATGCCCCCAGTGGCACGGGAGATGGAGGAAACATCTTACTAGTTGGCAATAACTCTGTGTCCTTAGCTAAGAATAGCTCGCTTTTTACCGCCTCCACTCAAGGAGTGAATTCTGGAAATATCATTGTCCAATCCGTAGGTCCTGTCTCTATTGAAAATAGCTTGCTTGCCAGCACCGGAGATTATGGAGGTGATATTAAAATAGGCGGGCGGTCTGTTTCTGTAACTGCTGGGACAGAAGTGAGCGCTAGATCGTTTAACGGGCAAAAATCTGGCAATATTGAGATCTCTGCCCCCGATTATGTCGAAATCTCAGGCAAGTCTCCAGCTCCACGCCCATTCAACGATCGCTCACAAAGCATAATATACAGTTCATTACTGACGACCAGTGAGCAAGGAACTATGGGACAGAGCGGTGACATTAGAATTAATACTGGTGTTTTACGTGTATCCGATGGCGCACAATTAAGGGCAGAAAGTGCAGGTAGCTTACGTGGTGGCAATATAAATGTTAATGCCAATGTAGTAGAACTGACTGGTGGTGGACAACTTCTCACCAGTGCCTTTAGCGGAGGCAATGCAGGTGATATCAACCTCCAAGTAAGTGACCGCATTACCATCAATGGCAGTAATCCTAGCAAAGTTGATCTGTTTAACCAAATAGCTGATGGTAAGATTTGGGTGGGACTTCTTTATGCTCCTGAAATAGCTCAAGGAGATGGTAGGACTCAGGCAAGGTTCGTACTTGGTAATGATAATCCGGCTAGTGGGATTTTTGCCAGCACATCTGTTGCTTCCACAGGTCAGGGTGGCAACGTTAAGATTGCGACAGGAAAGTTGCAACTCCAAGATGGTGCGAAAATCAGTGTCAATAGTGATGGTCAAGGAAATGCTGGAAACATTACTTTAGGAGTCCGAGACTTCTTACTCTTGCGTCGCGGTAGTGAAATCTCAACGACTGCGGGTAGGGGTACTGATGGAGATGGCGGCAATATCACGATTAACTCTCCATTAATCGTTGCTTTTCCCTTAGAAAATAGTGACATCACTGCCAATGCTTTCAACGGTAGGGGAGGGAAAATCACAATTAGAACTCAAGGTCTGTTTGGAATCCAGCCTCGCTCCCAATTAACGCCTGAAAGCGACATCACTGCATTTTCGCAACAAAACCCATCCTTAAGTGGGACTATCAACATTATCACTCCAGATATTGACCCCAGCCGTGGGTTGTTTGAATTGACACAAACTGCCATCGACCCCGCACAACAAATTGCCCAAAATCCATGCACAAAAGGTTTTGGTAGTACTTTCACAATCACTGGACGTGGCGGACTCCCAACTGATCCCACAAAAATTCTCAGTAGCGATAATGTGCGCGTTGATTTGGTTGAGCCTGTTGTTAGTACAGTGAATTCAACAAATACAATTCAAAAGCAGCCATCTCAACAGCCACCTGTCAAAAAGATAATACCTGTTCAAGGATGGATATATAACGAAAAAGGTCAGGTGGTGCTGGTAGCTTATGACCCCACCAAGACTGGCCCACAACGCTCCTCACCTGCACCAAATAGTAGTTGTGCTGCAATGAGATAG
- a CDS encoding Uma2 family endonuclease produces the protein MLSSAIFLRMPSDLQMTDEQFFEFCQVNRDLRIERDKFGEISIMPPTGSETGNRNFNVALQLGIWSEQNETGICFDSSTGFKLSTGADRSPDASWMKLERWNALSSEQQQRFAPICPDFVVELRSSSDNLQPLKDKMEEYMREPGIQLGWLIDRKHRKVYIYRPGMSEECLDNPVTVSGESVLPGFVLNMSKVW, from the coding sequence ATGCTTTCATCTGCTATTTTTTTACGGATGCCATCAGATTTGCAAATGACAGATGAGCAGTTTTTTGAGTTCTGTCAGGTTAATCGAGATTTACGTATTGAACGTGACAAATTTGGTGAGATTTCAATTATGCCTCCGACTGGTTCAGAGACAGGTAACCGTAATTTTAACGTAGCTCTCCAGTTGGGAATTTGGTCAGAGCAGAATGAAACAGGTATTTGTTTTGACTCTAGTACAGGATTTAAGCTATCAACTGGTGCAGATAGATCGCCTGATGCTTCCTGGATGAAACTTGAACGGTGGAATGCTCTAAGTTCAGAACAACAGCAAAGGTTCGCTCCAATTTGTCCAGATTTTGTTGTAGAACTCCGCTCATCTTCTGATAATCTTCAGCCTTTAAAAGACAAAATGGAAGAATATATGAGAGAGCCAGGGATACAGTTAGGTTGGTTGATTGATCGCAAGCACCGCAAAGTTTATATTTATCGTCCTGGAATGTCAGAGGAATGTTTGGATAATCCTGTTACTGTCAGTGGTGAGTCAGTTTTGCCAGGGTTTGTTTTGAATATGAGTAAGGTTTGGTAG